A genomic region of Rhipicephalus sanguineus isolate Rsan-2018 chromosome 1, BIME_Rsan_1.4, whole genome shotgun sequence contains the following coding sequences:
- the LOC119390209 gene encoding regulator of G-protein signaling 8 isoform X1 produces the protein MGPLIGPRPRALSAQLMRDMPEVTSDSAVPTQRQSSKKMSSGCISSEPQQEKLHKNCLIELLPSNLLRRRPAPSVRPTPEEAKEWARSFRHLTASKYGLALFHVFLAREYSEENIEFWLACEELKTCRPNKLSVKAQRIFEEFIAPHSPKEVNLDALTRAEVTASLTKRPDRTCLDLAQRRVQGLLERDAYLRFLQCELYQELCKPPAP, from the exons ATGGGGCCCCTTATAGGGCCACGTCCTCGAGCTCTGAGCGCTCAGCTGATGCGAGACATGCCTGAGGTAACTTCGGACTCAGCAGTGCCTACCCAGCGACAG AGTTCCAAAAAGATGTCTTCCGGCTGCATATCCAGTGAACCCCAGCAGGAGAAGCTGCACAAAAACTGCCT aATTGAGCTGCTTCCTTCAAACCTTCTGCGAAGGCGCCCGGCACCATCTGTGCGACCGACCCCAGAAGAAGCGAAGGAGTGGGCCAGATCGTTCAGGCACCTTACTGCTTCAAAAT ATGGCCTAGCCCTGTTCCACGTGTTCCTGGCCAGGGAGTACAGCGAAGAGAATATTGAGTTCTGGCTGGCCTGTGAAGAGCTCAAGACCTGTCGGCCCAACAAGCTTTCCGTCAAAGCACAGAGAATCTTCGAAGAGTTCATCGCACCACACTCGCCGAAAGAG GTAAACCTCGACGCCCTGACGCGAGCCGAGGTGACGGCGAGCCTGACCAAGAGGCCCGACCGGACCTGCCTCGACCTGGCCCAACGCCGCGTCCAGGGCTTGCTGGAGAGGGACGCCTACCTGCGCTTCCTCCAGTGCGAGCTGTACCAAGAGCTGTGCAAACCGCCCGCACCCTAG
- the LOC119390209 gene encoding regulator of G-protein signaling 2 isoform X2 encodes MSSGCISSEPQQEKLHKNCLIELLPSNLLRRRPAPSVRPTPEEAKEWARSFRHLTASKYGLALFHVFLAREYSEENIEFWLACEELKTCRPNKLSVKAQRIFEEFIAPHSPKEVNLDALTRAEVTASLTKRPDRTCLDLAQRRVQGLLERDAYLRFLQCELYQELCKPPAP; translated from the exons ATGTCTTCCGGCTGCATATCCAGTGAACCCCAGCAGGAGAAGCTGCACAAAAACTGCCT aATTGAGCTGCTTCCTTCAAACCTTCTGCGAAGGCGCCCGGCACCATCTGTGCGACCGACCCCAGAAGAAGCGAAGGAGTGGGCCAGATCGTTCAGGCACCTTACTGCTTCAAAAT ATGGCCTAGCCCTGTTCCACGTGTTCCTGGCCAGGGAGTACAGCGAAGAGAATATTGAGTTCTGGCTGGCCTGTGAAGAGCTCAAGACCTGTCGGCCCAACAAGCTTTCCGTCAAAGCACAGAGAATCTTCGAAGAGTTCATCGCACCACACTCGCCGAAAGAG GTAAACCTCGACGCCCTGACGCGAGCCGAGGTGACGGCGAGCCTGACCAAGAGGCCCGACCGGACCTGCCTCGACCTGGCCCAACGCCGCGTCCAGGGCTTGCTGGAGAGGGACGCCTACCTGCGCTTCCTCCAGTGCGAGCTGTACCAAGAGCTGTGCAAACCGCCCGCACCCTAG